One Pseudomonas muyukensis DNA segment encodes these proteins:
- the tldD gene encoding metalloprotease TldD, with protein sequence MSEILSTVSEQLLAPGGLTLDSLQTVLGDLAGPGIDAADLYFQGQVSETWALEDGIVKEGSFNLDQGVGVRAQSGEKTGFAYSNAINLEALTSAARAARSISRAGQHGTVQAFRSQAVTALYGQDNPLDVLSRAEKVELLKRVDVATRALDPRIQQVSVSMAGVWERILVAAADGSLAADVRPLVRFNVSVIVEHNGRRERGGQGGGGRTDYRYFTEERVMGYAREALRQALVNLEAIPAPAGTLPVVLGSGWSGVLLHEAVGHGLEGDFNRKGSSAFSGRIGEKVASSLCTIVDDGTLEGRRGSLSVDDEGTPTECTTLIENGILKGYMQDKLNARLMGMAVTGNGRRESYAHLPMPRMTNTYMRAGDSDPEEIIRSVKKGIYCANLGGGQVDITSGKFVFSTSEAYLIEDGKITAPVKGATLIGNGPEAMSRVSMVGNDLALDSGVGTCGKDGQSVPVGVGQPTLKLDAITVGGTGA encoded by the coding sequence ATGAGCGAGATTCTTTCCACCGTCAGCGAGCAGCTCCTGGCCCCCGGCGGTTTGACCCTAGACAGCCTGCAGACGGTGCTGGGCGATCTGGCCGGGCCCGGCATCGACGCCGCCGACCTGTACTTCCAGGGCCAGGTCTCGGAAACCTGGGCGCTTGAAGACGGCATCGTCAAAGAGGGCAGTTTCAACCTCGACCAGGGCGTGGGCGTGCGTGCCCAGTCCGGCGAGAAAACCGGTTTCGCCTATAGCAATGCGATCAACCTCGAAGCCCTGACCTCGGCGGCGCGTGCCGCCCGCTCGATCTCCCGCGCCGGGCAGCACGGCACGGTCCAGGCCTTCCGCAGCCAGGCGGTGACCGCGCTGTACGGCCAGGACAACCCGCTGGATGTGCTCAGCCGTGCCGAGAAAGTCGAGCTGCTCAAGCGGGTCGACGTTGCCACCCGCGCCCTCGATCCGCGTATCCAGCAGGTCAGCGTGAGCATGGCCGGTGTCTGGGAGCGCATCCTGGTGGCCGCTGCCGACGGCAGCCTGGCCGCCGATGTGCGCCCGCTGGTGCGCTTCAACGTCAGTGTGATCGTCGAGCACAACGGCCGTCGCGAGCGCGGCGGGCAGGGCGGCGGCGGGCGTACCGACTACCGCTACTTCACCGAGGAACGGGTGATGGGCTATGCCCGCGAGGCGTTGCGCCAGGCGCTGGTCAACCTCGAGGCGATCCCGGCCCCGGCCGGCACGCTGCCGGTGGTGCTTGGCTCGGGCTGGTCCGGTGTGCTGTTGCACGAGGCCGTGGGGCATGGCCTGGAAGGCGACTTCAACCGCAAGGGCAGCTCGGCGTTCAGTGGCAGGATCGGCGAAAAAGTCGCCTCGAGCCTGTGCACCATCGTCGATGACGGCACGCTCGAAGGACGCCGTGGCTCGCTGAGTGTCGACGACGAAGGCACGCCGACCGAGTGCACCACGCTGATCGAGAACGGCATCCTCAAGGGCTACATGCAAGACAAGCTCAACGCCCGCCTGATGGGCATGGCGGTAACCGGCAACGGCCGCCGCGAGTCCTACGCGCACCTGCCGATGCCGCGCATGACCAACACCTACATGCGCGCCGGCGACAGCGACCCGGAGGAAATCATCCGGTCGGTGAAGAAGGGTATCTACTGCGCCAACCTCGGTGGTGGCCAGGTGGATATCACCAGCGGCAAGTTCGTGTTTTCCACCAGCGAGGCCTACCTGATCGAGGACGGCAAGATTACCGCGCCGGTCAAGGGCGCGACCCTGATCGGTAACGGGCCGGAAGCGATGAGCCGGGTGTCGATGGTCGGCAACGACCTGGCGCTGGACAGCGGCGTGGGTACGTGTGGGAAGGATGGGCAATCGGTGCCGGTAGGCGTTGGCCAGCCGACCCTGAAGCTGGATGCGATCACCGTCGGCGGTACCGGGGCTTGA
- a CDS encoding carbon-nitrogen hydrolase family protein codes for MTSAVIQMVSQDDVLANLQRATALLERAAAGGARLAVLPENFAAMGRRDAAAIGRAEALGEGPILPWLKRTARDLRLWIVAGTLPLPPVGQPEAKAHACSLLVDEHGEIAARYDKLHLFDVDVADNRGRYRESDDYAHGSQVVVADTPVGRLGLSVCYDLRFPELYSALRAAGAELISAPAAFTAVTGAAHWEVLIRARAIETQCYLLAAAQGGVHPGPRETHGQAAIIDPWGRIVAQQARGEAVLLATRDPEEQASIRARMPVLTHRRFFSQDALRPAHTSE; via the coding sequence ATGACGTCAGCTGTGATCCAGATGGTCAGCCAGGACGATGTCCTGGCCAACCTGCAACGCGCCACGGCGCTGCTGGAGCGGGCCGCAGCCGGCGGCGCACGGCTGGCGGTGCTGCCGGAAAACTTCGCCGCCATGGGCCGGCGCGACGCAGCCGCCATTGGCCGCGCCGAGGCCTTGGGCGAGGGGCCGATCCTGCCGTGGTTGAAACGCACCGCCCGTGACCTCAGGTTATGGATTGTCGCCGGTACCTTGCCGCTACCACCGGTCGGCCAGCCAGAGGCCAAGGCGCATGCCTGCTCGCTGCTGGTCGACGAACACGGCGAGATTGCCGCGCGCTACGACAAGCTGCACCTGTTCGACGTGGACGTGGCCGACAACCGCGGGCGTTACCGGGAATCCGATGACTATGCCCACGGCAGCCAGGTGGTGGTGGCCGACACGCCGGTCGGCCGCCTGGGCCTGTCGGTGTGCTACGACCTGCGCTTCCCCGAGCTGTACAGCGCCTTGCGCGCCGCCGGGGCCGAGTTGATCAGCGCCCCGGCGGCGTTCACCGCGGTGACCGGGGCGGCGCACTGGGAAGTGCTGATTCGCGCACGGGCCATCGAGACCCAGTGCTACCTGCTGGCGGCGGCCCAGGGCGGCGTGCATCCAGGGCCACGGGAAACCCATGGCCAAGCGGCGATCATCGACCCCTGGGGGCGGATCGTCGCGCAACAGGCGCGGGGCGAAGCAGTATTGCTCGCCACCCGCGACCCTGAAGAACAAGCGTCCATCCGGGCGCGCATGCCGGTGCTGACCCACCGGCGCTTTTTCTCGCAGGACGCATTGCGGCCTGCGCATACCTCGGAGTGA
- a CDS encoding YhdP family protein, whose protein sequence is MAMERLTRVLGALTRWGLGICALLAVLVALYVSLGRQLVPLVAEYRADAELKAEQALGLPVHVGALEGRWSGLAPVLRVRDLQLGEGAAALRLDEVKLVPDLWASLKAREVRLARVQLSGLQLILREDQQGAWALEGLPSQDDKPLDPAEALKRLRQLGRIDVFDSQVTLHPWQRDPLTLTYVSLGLQAGASRQSVDLRATLPDGQPLALSLNSRASAKAWRDGRLQAYLSLPQSDWGRWLPPKLLGQWQASTLRAGGEFWVDWNQGQLQQAVVRLNAPQLKGAYTGRKAIALDNLAVSAWFQRQDQGFDVSVDSLAMSLGKTRWESHLQLAQREGATPAEESWQVQADRLDLTPLTPLIDALAPLPEKLMTVVDALKVTGALRNVRLDIRPKAEGDQRVQFAANLEKVGFDAYHGAPAAGNVTGAISGDLGHGELRLDTQAFMLHLYPIFGKPWHYPKANARLTWTLDKQAFTLVAPYIKVLGDEGKIAADFLIRIHLEPGHEDYMDLRVGLTEGDGRYTAKYLPEVLSPALDEWLRSAIVKGNVDEGYFQYQGSLHHNAPPHARDISLFFKVHDAALDFQPGWPQVQQVDGNVYIEDTGVRIQANHGLLLDTQVSDVSVNIPHVDGDQHSHLFLDGDFDGSLGDGLKILKQAPIGTGEIFAGWEGEGPLKGKVKLDIPLAHGQRPKVLVDFATQDATLKVAPPTLELSRLTGDFSFDFDKGLSGKNISLNAFGKPVSAQIVAEGQGGNIQTRINATGQVGLKALTDWLQFKQALPVSGDLPYQLQVTLGSRDNRLTVNSSLKGLAIDLPAPFGKASGETRDSRFSLTLQGPERRVDASYSDLARFAYAAPADKLGQGRGELLLGTGDASLPAGQGLRVRGRLEALDLAPWQQQLERLGGQDPGGNARQILQGVDLSIGQLKAFGMDLNQSVIRLARGGPAWDLRLDSKEVIGNARIPDARTTPMSIRLQTLRLPPADPAEAEAEHGPDPLAGVDPRKVPPLDLTIDKLYRGDDLFGSASLKLRQTAQGMAMSDIDLDLKGLHIDGSGGWEGTPGSTASWYKGRIDGKNLADVLKAWGFAPTVTSRDFRMDVDGRWPGSPAWVSLNRYSGSLDAALRSGQFVEVEGSAQALRVFGLLNFNSIGRRLRLDFSDLFSKGLAYDRVKGLLVASEGVYVTREPITVTGPSSNFELDGTMDFVRDRVDAKLLVTLPVTNNLPLAALIIGAPAVGGALFLVDRLIGDRVARFASVHYRVEGPVKEPKITFVKPFDK, encoded by the coding sequence ATGGCCATGGAACGTCTGACCCGCGTTCTGGGCGCCTTGACCCGCTGGGGGTTGGGAATCTGCGCCCTGCTGGCGGTGCTGGTGGCGCTGTATGTCAGCCTCGGCCGACAGCTGGTGCCGCTGGTCGCCGAATACCGCGCCGACGCCGAGCTCAAGGCCGAACAGGCCCTGGGCCTGCCGGTGCACGTCGGTGCCCTGGAGGGCCGCTGGAGCGGCTTGGCGCCGGTGCTGCGGGTGCGCGACCTGCAACTGGGCGAGGGCGCCGCGGCGCTGCGCCTGGACGAGGTCAAGCTGGTGCCGGACCTGTGGGCCAGCCTCAAGGCCCGCGAAGTGCGCCTGGCGCGTGTGCAGCTCAGCGGCTTGCAGCTGATTTTGCGCGAGGACCAGCAGGGCGCCTGGGCGCTCGAAGGCCTGCCGAGCCAGGACGACAAACCCCTCGATCCGGCCGAGGCGCTCAAGCGCCTGCGCCAGTTGGGCCGCATCGACGTGTTCGACAGCCAGGTCACCTTGCATCCCTGGCAGCGCGACCCGCTCACCCTCACCTATGTCAGCCTCGGCCTGCAGGCTGGGGCCTCGCGCCAGAGTGTCGACCTGCGCGCCACCTTGCCCGATGGCCAGCCACTGGCCTTGAGCCTGAACAGCCGCGCCAGCGCCAAGGCCTGGCGCGACGGGCGCCTGCAAGCTTATCTGAGCCTGCCGCAGAGCGACTGGGGGCGGTGGCTGCCGCCGAAGTTGCTGGGTCAGTGGCAGGCCAGCACCTTGCGTGCCGGTGGTGAGTTCTGGGTCGACTGGAACCAGGGCCAGTTGCAGCAGGCCGTGGTGCGCCTGAATGCCCCGCAACTAAAGGGTGCCTACACCGGGCGCAAGGCTATCGCCCTGGACAATTTGGCCGTCTCGGCCTGGTTCCAGCGCCAGGACCAGGGCTTCGATGTCAGCGTCGATTCATTGGCCATGAGCCTTGGCAAGACCCGCTGGGAATCCCACCTGCAACTGGCACAGCGCGAGGGCGCGACTCCGGCCGAGGAAAGCTGGCAGGTGCAGGCCGACCGCCTCGACCTGACCCCGTTGACGCCGCTGATCGACGCCCTGGCGCCACTGCCGGAAAAACTCATGACCGTGGTCGACGCGCTCAAGGTCACTGGAGCCCTGCGCAACGTGCGCCTGGACATCCGGCCCAAGGCCGAGGGCGACCAGCGCGTGCAGTTTGCCGCCAACCTGGAGAAGGTCGGCTTCGATGCCTACCACGGCGCCCCGGCCGCCGGTAACGTCACTGGGGCCATCAGCGGTGACCTTGGCCATGGCGAGCTGCGCCTGGATACTCAGGCGTTCATGCTGCACCTGTACCCGATCTTCGGCAAACCCTGGCACTACCCGAAAGCCAACGCGCGCCTGACCTGGACCCTGGACAAGCAGGCCTTCACCCTGGTCGCCCCCTATATCAAGGTGCTGGGCGACGAGGGCAAGATCGCCGCCGACTTCCTGATCCGCATCCACCTGGAGCCGGGCCACGAGGACTACATGGACTTGCGTGTCGGCCTCACCGAGGGCGACGGGCGCTACACCGCCAAGTACCTGCCCGAGGTGCTCAGCCCGGCGCTGGACGAGTGGCTGCGCAGCGCCATCGTCAAGGGCAATGTCGACGAAGGGTACTTCCAGTACCAGGGGTCGCTGCACCACAACGCGCCGCCCCATGCCCGCGACATCAGCCTGTTCTTCAAGGTGCACGATGCCGCGCTGGACTTCCAGCCAGGCTGGCCGCAGGTGCAGCAGGTCGATGGCAACGTCTATATCGAAGATACCGGGGTGCGCATCCAGGCCAACCACGGCCTGTTGCTGGACACCCAGGTCAGCGATGTCAGCGTCAACATTCCCCATGTCGACGGCGACCAGCACAGCCACCTGTTCCTCGATGGCGATTTCGACGGCAGCCTCGGCGATGGCTTGAAGATCCTCAAGCAAGCGCCCATAGGTACCGGCGAGATCTTCGCCGGTTGGGAGGGCGAGGGCCCGCTCAAGGGCAAGGTTAAGCTGGACATCCCGCTGGCCCACGGCCAGCGCCCTAAGGTACTGGTGGACTTCGCCACCCAGGACGCGACGCTCAAGGTGGCACCGCCCACCCTGGAGCTGAGCCGCCTGACAGGCGACTTCAGCTTCGACTTCGACAAGGGCCTGAGTGGCAAGAACATCAGCCTGAACGCCTTCGGCAAGCCGGTCAGCGCGCAGATCGTCGCCGAGGGCCAGGGCGGCAACATCCAGACCCGCATCAATGCCACAGGCCAGGTCGGCCTCAAGGCGCTCACCGACTGGCTGCAGTTCAAGCAGGCCCTGCCAGTGTCGGGCGACCTGCCCTACCAGCTGCAGGTGACGCTGGGCAGCCGTGACAACCGCCTGACCGTCAATTCCTCGCTCAAGGGCCTGGCCATCGACCTGCCGGCGCCGTTCGGCAAGGCCAGCGGGGAAACCCGTGACAGCCGTTTCAGCCTGACCTTGCAAGGCCCCGAGCGGCGTGTCGATGCCAGCTACAGCGACCTTGCCCGCTTTGCTTACGCAGCCCCCGCCGACAAGCTGGGCCAGGGCCGCGGCGAACTGTTGCTGGGCACGGGGGATGCCAGCCTGCCCGCCGGGCAGGGCCTGCGCGTGCGCGGCCGGCTCGAGGCGCTGGATTTGGCGCCGTGGCAGCAACAATTGGAGCGCCTTGGCGGCCAGGACCCGGGCGGTAATGCCCGGCAGATCCTGCAAGGCGTCGATTTGAGCATCGGCCAGTTGAAGGCCTTCGGCATGGACCTCAACCAGAGCGTGATCCGCCTGGCCCGCGGCGGCCCGGCCTGGGACCTGCGCCTGGACAGCAAGGAAGTCATCGGCAACGCGCGGATCCCCGATGCCAGGACGACGCCGATGAGCATCCGCCTGCAGACCTTGCGCCTGCCGCCGGCCGACCCCGCCGAGGCCGAAGCCGAGCACGGTCCCGACCCGTTGGCCGGTGTCGACCCGCGCAAGGTGCCGCCGTTGGACCTGACCATCGACAAGCTGTACCGCGGCGACGACCTGTTCGGCAGCGCCAGCCTGAAGCTGCGCCAGACCGCGCAGGGCATGGCCATGAGCGATATCGACCTCGACCTCAAGGGCTTGCACATCGACGGCAGCGGCGGCTGGGAAGGTACCCCGGGCAGCACCGCGAGCTGGTACAAGGGGCGCATCGACGGCAAGAACCTGGCTGACGTGCTCAAGGCCTGGGGCTTTGCGCCCACGGTCACCAGCCGCGACTTTCGCATGGACGTCGATGGTCGCTGGCCGGGTTCGCCAGCCTGGGTCAGCCTCAACCGTTACTCCGGCAGCCTCGACGCGGCGCTGCGTTCGGGCCAGTTCGTCGAAGTCGAGGGCAGTGCCCAGGCCCTGCGGGTGTTCGGCCTGCTCAACTTCAACTCCATTGGCCGGCGCCTGCGCCTGGACTTCTCCGACCTGTTCAGCAAGGGCCTGGCCTATGACCGGGTCAAGGGGTTGCTGGTGGCCAGCGAAGGCGTGTACGTGACCCGTGAGCCGATCACCGTCACCGGTCCGTCGAGCAACTTCGAGCTCGACGGCACCATGGACTTCGTCCGTGACCGGGTCGATGCCAAGCTGCTGGTCACCCTGCCGGTCACCAACAACCTGCCGCTGGCGGCGCTGATCATCGGTGCGCCGGCGGTCGGCGGCGCGCTGTTCCTGGTCGATCGGCTGATCGGCGACCGGGTGGCGCGCTTCGCCAGCGTGCACTATCGCGTCGAAGGTCCGGTCAAAGAGCCTAAAATCACTTTTGTGAAACCTTTCGACAAATAA